The genome window CGTCCAGCTCGTCCCGGACGCTGGTGTCCTCCGACGGCGCGGCCGGCTGGGCGTGGCCCGGGGAGACACCGCCCAGCTCGTCGGGGTCGGTGAGGAGGCGACGGTAGAGGGCGGAGCGCTCCTGCAGCTCCTCGTGGGTGCCGATGTCGGCGAGACGGCCGCCGTCGAGGACCGCGATGCGGTCGGCGAGGTTGAGGGTGGAGCGGCGGTGCGCGATCAAAAGGGTGGTGCGGCCCTCCATGACCTGCTTCAGGGCCTCGTGGATCTCGTGCTCGACGCGGGCGTCCACCGCCGAGGTCGCGTCGTCGAGGACCAGCAGCCGGGGGTCGGTGAGGATGGCGCGGGCGAGCGCGATGCGCTGGCGCTGGCCGCCGGAGAGGGTCAGGCCGTGCTCGCCGACCTTGGTGCCGTAGCCGTCGGGCAGCTCGGCGATGAAACGGTCCGCCTGGGCGGCGCGCGCGGCCCGCTCGATCTCCTCGTCGGTGGCGTCGGGGCGGCCGTAGGCGATGTTGTTGCGGACGGTGTCCGAGAAGAGGAAGGAGTCCTCGGGGACCAGCCCGATCGCGGCGCGCAGGGACGTCAGGGTCAGCTCCCGCACGTCGTGGCCGCCGACGAGGACGGCGCCGTGCGTGACGTCGTAGAAGCGCGGCAGCAGCAGCGAGACCGTGGACTTCCCGGAACCGGAGGAGCCGACGACGGCGAGGGTCTCGCCGGGGCGGATCTCGAAGGAGAGCCCGTCGAGGACCGGGCGCCCGTCCTCGTACGCGAAGGAGACGTCGTCGAACTCGACGGTCGCGGGTGCGTCGCCGGGCAGTTCCTTGGTGCCGTCCTTCAGCGACGGCTCGGTGTCGATCAGCTCCAGGACCCGCTCGGCGCCCGCGCGGGCCTGCTGGCCGACGGTGAGGACAACGGCGAGCATGCGGACCGGGCCGACGAGCTGCGCCAGGTAGGAGGAGAACGCGACGAACGTGCCGAGCGTGATGTGCCCGCGCACCGCGAGCCAGCCGCCGAGCGCCAGCATGGCGACCTGGCCGAGGGCGGGCACGGCCTGGAGGGCGGGGGTGTACCTGGCGTTCAGCCGGATGGTCCGCAGGCGTCCCGCGAAGAGCCGGCGCCCGACCTCGCGGAGCTTGCCGGTCTCCTGCTCCTCCTGCCCGAAGCCCTTCACCACGCGAACGCCGCTGACGGCGCCGTCGACCACGGTCGCCACGGCGGCCGCCTGGGCCTGGGCGTACCAGGTCGCCGGGTGCAGCCGGGACCGGCTGCGCTTGGCGATGAACCCCAGGGCGGGTGCGACGGCCAGGGCGACCAGGGTCAGAGGCAGCGACAGCCAGGCCATGACCATCAGGGAGACCAGGAAGAGCAGGACGTTCCCGATGGTCATCGGAAGCATGAACAGCAGGCCCTGGATCAGCTGGAGGTCGCTGGTGGCGCGGCCGACCACCTGGCCGGTGGACAGTTCGTCCTGACGGCGCCCGTCCAGCCGGGTGATCGTCCCGTACATGTCCGTCCGCAGGTCGTGCTGGACGTCCAGGGCGAGTCGGCCGCCGTAGTAGCGGCGGATGTAGGTGAGGACGTAGACGAGGACGGCCGTGCCGATCAGGGCGCCGGCCCAGGGGGCCATGGGCCTGCTGTGGTTGCCGATGACGTCGTCGATGATCACCTTGGTGATCAGGGGCACCAGGGCCGTGAGCGCCATGCCGGCGAGGGAGGAGCCCAGGGCGAGGACGACGTCCTTGGGGTACCGCCAGGCGTACCCCGCCAGTCGCCGCGCCCAGCCGCGATGCTCCCCCTCGTGCTCTGCCACGCCGGTGCCCTCCTTCAGACCTGGTCTCCCGGAAGGCACCAACGCCGTCAGCAGCGGATTTCATCCCTCCGCAATGTTCGGACTCGTACCGGCGGGTAGGAGGGCCGCGTCGTCCGGACCGGATTCCTGATCACCGGGAGTTCGGCCGTGTCAGCTCGCGGGGGCCGCCGGGTACGCCTCCTGCGGCGTGCTCGTGGGCACGAACGTGCTGGTGGTGGACGTCGTCGGCACCAGGTCCTCGTGGATGGCCCTCGCCACCTTCTGGATGGTGGTGACGCCGTAGTTCATCGTGCTGTTGTCCCAGGTCAGCACGGTGATCATGTAGTCGTGGCCGCGGCCGTTGAACGTGCCGACGCTGTGCACCCGCCAGCCGTGCGTGGAGCGCTGCAGCCAGCCGTTCTTGACGTGCACGGCCACGCCGGAGGACGCGCCCGCCGGAGTGCCCCAGCGCTGTGAGGAGATGACGTTCGCCATCAGCTTCAGCTCGTACGCGCGGGAGTTGTCGCTCAGCACGGAGTTCTTCGCGGTGAGGAGCTTGAGCAGCTTCTGCTCGTCCTGCACGGTGATCTGGGTCAGGCCCCAGTAGCCGTTCGCGCCCGGCTTGGTCTGGGTCATGCCGGCGGCGGTGAGGAAGCCCTTGATCTTCGTCAGGCCCAGCTGCTTCCACAGCGTGCTGGTGGCGTTGTTGTCCGACTTGGTGATCATGGCCGTGGCGAGGCTGTTCTCGCGGCTCGTCAGATAGCGGTTGTGCTTCTTCGCGTCCCACAGCAGCGTGGCGAGCACGGTGACCTTCACCACGCTGGCCGAGTCGTAGGCGGACGTGCCGCGCAGCGAGCAGGTGGTGTTGGTGGAGCGGTCGTACAGGCCGACCGCGACGGCGCCGTTGCGCCCGGCGAGGGCGGCGGTGACGTCCTTCTGCAGCTTGGCGGCCAGACCCGCCTTGCCCGAGGTGCAGCTGACGGTGGGCGTGGCGGCCGCAGCGGGCGTGGCGGCCGCCACGAACGGTACGAGCATGCCGACGCCGAGCCCGGCCGCGAGGACCCGAGCTCTGCTGAATGTCCGGAAATTGCCGGATATCCGGTGAGTCATAGAGGTTGACCATCCTCTTACATGGACAAGAGCGCGCCCCCGGGCACGCTCGTGCCCCATTGACTCACGGGAATGTCCGAAAGTTGTAAGCGAGTTCGCTCACATAATCGTTCGCGGGCCGATTCACGCCCGCAATCACGGCACCCTTGTGAGGAACCTCTCACTTGCCGTCCGCTTACCGGGATCTCACCATCCACAGCTCACGCCCAGGCTGACCACAGTCCGTACCCATGGCGTCCCCGCATGGTGCACTGGTGACCTCTGCCACGCATCCTCGCTCCGAAGTCCCCGGCCGCCCCTCGGTCCCCGGTTCACCGGCCGCCGGGCCGCCCCACGGTCCGTCCCTCGACAGCGGCACCGCGCCGCGCTGGTCGTTGCCGGCGTTGCTCGGCATCCTGGCGCTGGCCGCGGTGCTGTACTCCTGGAACCTGTCCGGATCGAGCCTGAACAGCTTCTACAGCGCGGCCGTGCTGAGCGGCACCCAGAGCTGGAAGGCGTGGTTCTTCGGCTCGTTGGACGCGGGCAACTTCCTCACCGTCGACAAACCGCCCCTCGCGCTGATGGTCATGGGACTGTCGTGCCGCGTGTTCGGCTTCGGCACCTGGCAGATGATGGCGCCGATGATCGTCGCCGCGCTGGCGACCATCTGGATCCTGCACTCCTCAGTGAAGCGGGTGTGGGGCCACGGGGCGGCGGCCGTCGCGGCGCTGGTGCTCGCGCTGACGCCCATCACGGTCGCCATCAACCGCGACAACAACCCGGACACGCTGCTGGTCCTGCTGATGGTCGGCGCGGCGGCGCTCGCGCTGCGCGCGGTGACGAACGGCCGGCTGCTGCCGCTGCTCGGCTCGGCGCTGTGCTTCGGACTCGCCTTCAACACGAAGATGCTCCAGGGCTACATCGCCCTGCCCGCCGTGTTCGCGGTCTACCTGTTCGCGGCCCACGTCGGCCTGGTGAAGAGGTTCGTGAACCTGCTCGTGGCGGGCGTGGCCCTGGCGGCCTCCAGCTTCTGGTGGGCCGTGGCCGTGTCGCTGGTTCCCGCCTCCGAGCGGCCGTACATCGGCGGCTCCACGGACGGCACCGCCTGGAACCTGATCACGGGCTACAACGGCCTCGGCCGCGTCTTCGGCGGCGAGGGCAACGGCGGGGGCGGCGGTGGCGGAGGCGGAGGCTTCTCCGGCAGCGCGGGCATCGGCCGCATGTTCAACGACATCCTGGGCGGCCAGATCTCGTGGCTGATCCCCTTCGCGGCCATCGCCTGCGTCGGCGGCCTGATCCTGTGCGGCCGCGCCCCGCGCACCGACCTGACGAGGGCCACGCTGCTGCTGTGGGGCGGCTGGACGGCGCTGCACTACCTGACCTTCGCCATGGCCGAGGGCACCATGCACCCGTACTACACGACCGCACTGGCCCCCGGTATCGCGGCCCTGTGCGGGGGCGGCGGCACGATGCTGCTGCGCGCGTTCCGCGCCGACAAGCGCTGGGCGTGGGTGCTTCCGGCGGGACTGGCCGTGACGGCCGTCTGGGCGATCGTGCTGCTGCGCCGGGCCTCCGGCTGGAACACCTGGCTGTGGCCGGCCATCGGTGCGGTCATGGCGGCGGCGGTCGTCGGCCTGTTCGTCTTCCGCTCGGGCAACCGCGTCCGGCTCCTCGCGGCCTCCGTCGCCGCGGCGGTCGTCGCGGCGCTCGCGGGCCCGGCTGCGTACGCCTGGTCGGTGCCGCCCCGTTCGGGCGACGGCGGCATGGGCGGTACGAACCCGACCGCCGGTCCCTCCACGGGCGGCGGCTTCGGCGGCGGGCCGGGCGGCAATCGCGGCGGCTTCGGCGACAGCGGCGGCCCCGGCACCGGCGGGATGCCGGGCGGCACCCAGCAGGGCTCGGGCCGGAACGCCGAGGCCGGCGGCGCCCCGGGCGGCGGCGCACCCGGCAGCGCGTCCGGCGGCGGCTTCCCCGGTGGCCAACAGGGCGGCGGCAACGCCGAGATGGGCGGCACGCCCCCGAACGGCGCCGGCCGCGAGCCCGGCACCCAGGACGGTACGACCGGCAACGACCGCACGCGCGCAGGCTTCGGCGGCGGCCCCGGTGGCATGGGCGGGGCGAGCAGCGAGCTCATCGCCTACCTGAAGAAGCACCGGGACGGGGCCGAGTGGCTGCTCGCGGTCTCCAACTCGCAGGGCGCGGCGCAGATCGAGTTGAGCAGCAACGTGCCCGTCATCTCCATGTGGGGCTTCACCGGCACCGACCAGGCGATGACCGTCGCCAAGCTGAAGGAACTGGTGAAGAAGGGCGAACTCCACTACATCCAGCTCGGCGGTGGCATGGGGGGCGGCCCGGGCGGCGGCAACAACAGCCTCAGCTCCGAGGTGACGTCGTGGGTCCAGAAGCACGGCACGGCGGTCAAGGAGAGCGCCTACAGCAGGACCACGACGACGAACTCCTCGTCGGGGACGAGCCAGTCGACGCTGTACCGCCTGGACCCGTCCGACGTCAGCTGAGGTGTGTCGGCGCGAACATCCGCAGGAGCGCCGGCAGGACGACCACCGAAGGCCCTGGTTCCGCCAGGGCCTTCGCCAGGTCGGCCTCCAGGGTCTCGGGGGTCGTGCGCACGCCCGGGACGCCGAAGGACTCCGCGAGGGCCACGTAGTCGGGGCGGGTCAGTTCCGTCGCCGTGGCCTGGCCGAAGGCGTCCGTCATGTACTCGCGCAGGATGCCGTAGCCGCCGTCGTCGACGATCAGCCAGGTGACGTCGAGGCCGTACTGCCGGGCCGTCGCCAGTTCCGCTATGGAGTACAGGGCGCCGCCGTCGCCCGACACCGCCAGGACGGGGCGCGTGGGGTCCGCCGCCGCCGCGCCGAGGGCCGCCGGGAAGCCGTAGCCGAGACCGCCCGCTCCCTGCGCGGAGTGCATGGTGTTGGGAGCCTTCGCGTCGAAGGCCGACCAGGCCCAGTAGGCCAGGATCGTCATGTCCCAGAAGGACGGGGAGTCTGCGGGCAGGGCGCGGCGCACCGACGCCAGCACCTCCTGTTCCAGGGTCAGCTCCTGGGAGGCGATCCGCTCGGCCACCTTCGCGAGCAGCGCCCGTGCACGCTCCGGAGCCCCCTCGTCCTCTCGGGCCTCCACCGTCTCCAGCAGCGCCTGCAACGCCAGGCGGGCGTCCGCGTGGATACCGAGGGCCGGGTGGTTGGACTCCAGCTTGCCGAGGTCCGCCTCGATCTGGATCACCCGGCCGCGCGGCTTGAACGTGTGGTAGTTCGAGGAGAGTTCGCCGAGGCCGGAGCCGACCACGAGCAGGACGTCCGCGTCCTCGAGGAGGTCCGTGGTGTGGCGGTCCTCCAGCCAGGACTGGAGGGACAGCGGGTGCCCCCAGGGGAAGGCGCCCTTGCCGCCGAAGGTGGTGACGACGGGGGCGTTCAGCTTCTCGGCGAGCGCCACCAGCTTTCCGGACGCGTCCGACCTGACCACTCCCCCGCCCGCGATGATCGCCGGGCGGTCGGCGCCCGACAGCAGATGCGCGGCCACCGCGGTCAGTTCGGGGCGTGGCGGCAGGTCGTCCGGGGTCGCGTCCACCGCCGTCACCACCGGCAGCCGTGTCTCGGCGAGCAGCACGTCCTGCGGGATCTCCACCCACACCGGGCCGTGCGGCACCGTCAGCGCCGACTTCCATGCCTGCGCGATCGCCGACGGGATCTGCGACTGCGTACGGACCGTGTGGACCGACTTGACCACGCCCCGGAACGAGGCCGCCTGGTCGGGGAGTTCGTGCAGGTAGCCGTGGCGGCCGCCGCCCAGGCCCGCGGACGGGACCTGGCTGCTGACGGCCAGCACGGGCGCCGACGCCGCCGCGGCCTCCTGGAGCGCCGCCAGGGACGTCAGCGCACCGGGGCCGGTGGAGAGCAGCAGCGGTGCCGCCTCACCCGTGATCCGGCCGTACGCGTCCGCCGCGAACCCGGCGTTGTTCTCCACCCGCAGTCCGACGTACCGGAGGTCGGAGCGGCGCAGCGCGTCGAACATGCCGAGCGCGTGCTGGCCGGGCAGGCCGAAGACCGTCGTCGCGCCCAGCCCGGCCAGGGTCTCCACGACCAGGTCTCCGCCGTTACGGCCGGGGGGAGGGTCGAGCGCGGCCTCCGTCTGGGCGGTGGTGGGACGGAGCACCAGGTCGTGGTCGTGCGTCACTTGCTCTCGGTCTCCTCACCGGTGCGGGCCGCCGCGATCTGGCGGGTCATGATCGTCGTCAGTTCGTACGCCGTGTGGGACGCGGCCACCGACGTGATCTCCGCGTGGTCGTAGGCGGGCGCCACCTCGACGACGTCCGCCGAGACCAGGTTGCAGGACGCGAGGCCCCGCAGGATCTCGAGGAGTTCGCGGGAGGTCATGCCGCCCGCCTCCGGGGTGCCGGTGCCGGGGGCGTGCGCCGGGTCGAGGCAGTCGATGTCGATGGAGATGTACAGCGGGCGGTCGCCGATGCGCTGGCGCAGCTGGTCGGCGACCTCGTCGGCGCCGCGCCGGTAGATGTCGGCGGAGGTGACGATGCCGAAGCCCATCTTCTCGTCGTCGGTCAGGTCCTGCTTGCCGTAGAGCGGGCCGCGGGTGCCGACGTGGGAGAGCGCGGAGGTGTCGAGGATGCCCTCCTCGACGGCGCGGCGGAACGGGGTGCCATGCGTGTACTCCGCGCCGAAGTAGGTGTCCCAGGTGTCGAGGTGGGCGTCGAAGTGGAGCAGCGCGACCGGGCCGTGCTTCTTCGCCACCGAGCGGAGCAGCGGCAGTGCGATGGTGTGGTCGCCGCCGAGGGTCATCAGGCGGGCGCCGGTGCCGAGCAGTTCGTCGGCGGCGGCCTCGACGGTCTCCACCGCCTCGTGGATGTTGAACGGGTTCACGGCGATGTCGCCGCCGTCCGCGACCTGGGCGAGCGCGAAGGGGGAGGCGTCCTGCGCCGGGTTGTACGGGCGCAGCAGGCGGGACGCCTCACGGATCGCGTTGCCGCCGAAGCGGGCGCCCGGGCGGTAGGAGACGCCCGAGTCGAACGGTACGCCGACCACGGCGACGTCCGCGGTGCCGACCTCGTCGAGGCGGGGCAACCGGGCGAAGGTCGCGGGGCCCGCGTACCGCGGGATGCGGGACGAGTCGACGGGGCCGCGGGGCCGGCTGCCGCCTGCTGCGGGGTTCTCGGTGCTGCTCATCGTCGGACTCCTCCAGGAAATGCGTGTTTCTTCCAGTGTCGCGGAGCCCTCCGACGGGCCCCGCACGGCCCGGCCGCCCCCTGGCGGCCGGGCCGAAGCATCAGGGTCAGGCGCCCACCGCCGCGGGCTCCTCCGCGCTCGCCGCGCCGCGCCCGGCGAGCCGCTCCCGCCACGCGGCCAGGACGGCCTCGTCGGTCGGCCTGGTCACCAGCGACACGACGACGTAGGCGGCGAGCGAGGCCGCCAGACCGTAGTAGACGGGCTCGTTGGCGAGGATGCCGTAGGACGCCATGAGGCCGATGACGACGAGACCGCCGACCACGACCGAGGCGAGCGCGCCCTGGACGGTGCCGCGCTTCCACAGCAGGCCGCCCAGGATCGGGACCAGCAGACCGCCGACGAGCAGGTTGTACGCGACGGTCAGCGCCTCGACCACGTTGTTCAGCGCGATGGCCGTGCCGATCACCGCCACCCCCATGATCAGGATGAAGGCGCGGTTGCCCTTCACCTCGTCGTGCGCCCCCTCGTCGCGGCGCACGACACCGCGCAGCCGCGACCAGATGTCGTTGTTGGCGACGGTCGCACACGCGATGAGGGCACCGGAAGAGGTCGACATCACCGCGGCGAGGGCGGCGGCGAGCACCAACCCCCTTATTCCGACGGGGAGTTCCTGCTTCACGATGGTCGCGAACGCGTCGTCGGGGCTGCCCAGCTTCGGGTACAGCACCTTGGCGGCGGTCCCGATGACGGCGCCGGCGAGCGCGTAGGCCAGACAGTAGGTGCCGGCGACCGTGCCGCCCCACTTGGCGGTCGTGTCGCTGCGCGCGGTGAACACGCGCTGCCAGATGTCCTGCCCGATCAGCATGCCGAACGTGTAGATCAGGACGTAGGTGAAGATCGTCTCGCCGCCGATGCCCAGCGGATCGAAGTACGAGGTCGGCAGCTCGGCCTTCATCTCGCTGAAGCCGCCGGCCTTGACGACCGCGATGGGCAGCAGGAGGAGCAGCACGCCGATCGTCTTGACGACGAACTGCACCATGTCCGTCAGCGTGATGGACCACATGCCGCCGAGCGTGGAGTACGCGACGACGATGGAGCCGCCGAGGATGATCGCGAGCGTCCGGTTCATGTCGAAGAGGACGTCGAAGATGGTGGCGTAGGCGATGGTCGAGGTGACCGCGAGCATCAGGGTGTACGCCCACATGACCACGCCCGAGATCACGCCGGCCCGGCCGCCGTATCTGAGGTCGAGCATCTCGGAGACGGTGTAGACCTTCAGGCGGGCGATGCGGGCGGAGAAGAAGACCGAGAGGGCCAGCAGGCCGAGGCCGATGGTGAACACCATCCAGGCGCCGGAGAGCCCGTACTGGTAGCCGAGGCCGACACCGCCGATGGTGGACGCGCCGCCGAGCACGATCGCGGCCATGGTGCCGGAGTACATGGCGGGCCCGAGGCGGCGTCCGGCCACCAGGAACTCGCTCTTGGAGCGGGCGCGGCGCATGCCCCACCAGCCCATGGCCAGCATGCCGGCCAGATAGACGACGATCACTGTGTAGTCGACGGCCATGTAGGGCCCTCCTTCGCGCACTTCCCGGTGGCGTGTCGTGCAGATGGATCTCGGGGACGCGGTCGGCCGCTCGGCCCGACCGGTGGTGGAGACAGCGCTCGCGGGGACATCCGCCCGTACCCGCGGCTGCCGGTCTGGACTGACATTAGGTGGCCGGAAAGCGACTGCGAAGTGTACGTTTCATCCATCTGAACCGCACGGGATGGAGGAACCGTCCACCATGCCGGACACACCCTCGGCGCCGGCGGTACCGCCGACCCCACCGGTACCGCTCTCCGCCCTGCTGGCCCGGGAGGACCTGGCCCTTCGGCAGATCGCCGGACCCGGGGACGCCGACACGGCGATCCACTGGGCGCACACCTCGGAGATGGCGGACCCCTACCCGTACCTGCTGGGCGGCGAGCTGCTGCTGACGGCGGGCGTGCACATCCCGGAGGCGGCGGGATCGGGGACTTACTTCGACGACTACGTCTCCCGGATCGTGGCGGCGGGCGGCGCGGCGCTCGGTTTCGGCCTCGCGCCGGTGCACGACACGGTGCCGCGGGCGCTGGTGGCGGCCTGCGACCACTACGGGCTGCCGCTGCTGGAGGTCCCGCCGCAGACGACGTTCTCGGGCGTGGCCCGCGCGGTCTGGCAGCTGATGGCCCAGGCGCGGCTGGCGGAACTGCGCCGCGTCACGGAGGCCCAGCAGAGCCTGGCCGCGGCGGCGTCCCGCCCGGACCCGGTGCCGTCGGTGCTGCGGCAGCTGGCGCAGCGGGTGGGCGGCCGGGCGGTGCTGTACGGACCGGACGGCGCGGAACTGGCGGGGGCGGGAGGTGCGCCCGAGGAGGCTGCCCGGGCGCTGGGCGAGCTGGCGGGAGTGGTCCGCCCGGCCGGCGCCGCGGGTCCGACCCCCGCCTCCGCCACCGACACGGTCGCCGAGACCCATCTCGCCGCCTACGCCCTCGGCACCGGGCAGGGCTTCGTCCTCGGGGTGGCGGCACCGCGGCGGGACCCCGGCGACCACACCATCGCCTCGGTCGCGGCGGTGCTCCTCACGCTCCTCACCGGGGAGCAGCAGAGCGGGGCGGGTGCGGCCCGCTCCTCGGCGCTCGTACGGCTGCTGCTGGGCGTCCCGCCCGAGGCGGTCGCGCCCCTGCTCGGCGGGGACCGGTGGGTGGTGGTGCACGCCCGGCCCACCCGGGACGGACCGGCGCCGGACGCCGTGGCCGCGTCCGCGCTCGGGGCCGCGCTCGGATCCACGCTGGTCGATCTCGAGGACGGGTTCGTACGGGTCCTGGTCCCGGCCGACCGCGAACCGGCCCCGCAACCCGGCTGGACCCTGGGCCGCAGCGCCCCTGCCGCCCCGCGCGACTGGGCCGCCGCCGACACCCAGGCCTCCCGCGCCCTGGCCCGCGCCCGCGCGACCCGCACCCCGCTGGTCCGGCACGGAGAGCGCACGGGCCTGGCGGACCTGGTCCCGCCCGCGGAGGCCGAGCTGCACGCCCGCACGCTGCTGGCACCGCTGGGCCAGGGCACCGCCCTCACCGAGACACTGCGCACCTGGCTCTCCCTGCACGGCAGTTGGGACCGCACGGCGGTCGCCCTGTCGGTCCACCGCAACACGGTCCGGCAACGGATCGCGCGGTGCGCGGCACTGCTGGGGGTGGACCTGGACGACGCGGACGTACGGATGGAGCTGTGGTTCGCGCTGAAGCAGGGGCCGGCGGACCGACCGGGGACAAACCTCGACCGTGGCTGACACGGCACGGCCCCGCCCGACGGCCACGTCCCGGTGGCGCCACGCCCGGCGCCACGACTGACGCGGCACGAGCCCCTTCGCCGGCACGCCCCCGCTCAACGCCGCCACCGCCCGGCGCAGGACGGTCGGCCGTCGTCCCGACACGCCCCCGGCACGCCCCTGCCGCCGCACGCGTGGGCGCAGCCCCGGGCGCCACGCCCCGTCCCCACCCACGCACGCGCGCCGACAGGAACCGGACGCCGGCCCCTGCGTCCGC of Streptomyces cynarae contains these proteins:
- a CDS encoding class A beta-lactamase-related serine hydrolase, whose product is MLVPFVAAATPAAAATPTVSCTSGKAGLAAKLQKDVTAALAGRNGAVAVGLYDRSTNTTCSLRGTSAYDSASVVKVTVLATLLWDAKKHNRYLTSRENSLATAMITKSDNNATSTLWKQLGLTKIKGFLTAAGMTQTKPGANGYWGLTQITVQDEQKLLKLLTAKNSVLSDNSRAYELKLMANVISSQRWGTPAGASSGVAVHVKNGWLQRSTHGWRVHSVGTFNGRGHDYMITVLTWDNSTMNYGVTTIQKVARAIHEDLVPTTSTTSTFVPTSTPQEAYPAAPAS
- a CDS encoding ArnT family glycosyltransferase, with protein sequence MTSATHPRSEVPGRPSVPGSPAAGPPHGPSLDSGTAPRWSLPALLGILALAAVLYSWNLSGSSLNSFYSAAVLSGTQSWKAWFFGSLDAGNFLTVDKPPLALMVMGLSCRVFGFGTWQMMAPMIVAALATIWILHSSVKRVWGHGAAAVAALVLALTPITVAINRDNNPDTLLVLLMVGAAALALRAVTNGRLLPLLGSALCFGLAFNTKMLQGYIALPAVFAVYLFAAHVGLVKRFVNLLVAGVALAASSFWWAVAVSLVPASERPYIGGSTDGTAWNLITGYNGLGRVFGGEGNGGGGGGGGGGFSGSAGIGRMFNDILGGQISWLIPFAAIACVGGLILCGRAPRTDLTRATLLLWGGWTALHYLTFAMAEGTMHPYYTTALAPGIAALCGGGGTMLLRAFRADKRWAWVLPAGLAVTAVWAIVLLRRASGWNTWLWPAIGAVMAAAVVGLFVFRSGNRVRLLAASVAAAVVAALAGPAAYAWSVPPRSGDGGMGGTNPTAGPSTGGGFGGGPGGNRGGFGDSGGPGTGGMPGGTQQGSGRNAEAGGAPGGGAPGSASGGGFPGGQQGGGNAEMGGTPPNGAGREPGTQDGTTGNDRTRAGFGGGPGGMGGASSELIAYLKKHRDGAEWLLAVSNSQGAAQIELSSNVPVISMWGFTGTDQAMTVAKLKELVKKGELHYIQLGGGMGGGPGGGNNSLSSEVTSWVQKHGTAVKESAYSRTTTTNSSSGTSQSTLYRLDPSDVS
- a CDS encoding thiamine pyrophosphate-binding protein, with translation MTHDHDLVLRPTTAQTEAALDPPPGRNGGDLVVETLAGLGATTVFGLPGQHALGMFDALRRSDLRYVGLRVENNAGFAADAYGRITGEAAPLLLSTGPGALTSLAALQEAAAASAPVLAVSSQVPSAGLGGGRHGYLHELPDQAASFRGVVKSVHTVRTQSQIPSAIAQAWKSALTVPHGPVWVEIPQDVLLAETRLPVVTAVDATPDDLPPRPELTAVAAHLLSGADRPAIIAGGGVVRSDASGKLVALAEKLNAPVVTTFGGKGAFPWGHPLSLQSWLEDRHTTDLLEDADVLLVVGSGLGELSSNYHTFKPRGRVIQIEADLGKLESNHPALGIHADARLALQALLETVEAREDEGAPERARALLAKVAERIASQELTLEQEVLASVRRALPADSPSFWDMTILAYWAWSAFDAKAPNTMHSAQGAGGLGYGFPAALGAAAADPTRPVLAVSGDGGALYSIAELATARQYGLDVTWLIVDDGGYGILREYMTDAFGQATATELTRPDYVALAESFGVPGVRTTPETLEADLAKALAEPGPSVVVLPALLRMFAPTHLS
- the speB gene encoding agmatinase, whose product is MSSTENPAAGGSRPRGPVDSSRIPRYAGPATFARLPRLDEVGTADVAVVGVPFDSGVSYRPGARFGGNAIREASRLLRPYNPAQDASPFALAQVADGGDIAVNPFNIHEAVETVEAAADELLGTGARLMTLGGDHTIALPLLRSVAKKHGPVALLHFDAHLDTWDTYFGAEYTHGTPFRRAVEEGILDTSALSHVGTRGPLYGKQDLTDDEKMGFGIVTSADIYRRGADEVADQLRQRIGDRPLYISIDIDCLDPAHAPGTGTPEAGGMTSRELLEILRGLASCNLVSADVVEVAPAYDHAEITSVAASHTAYELTTIMTRQIAAARTGEETESK
- a CDS encoding sodium:solute symporter, with translation MAVDYTVIVVYLAGMLAMGWWGMRRARSKSEFLVAGRRLGPAMYSGTMAAIVLGGASTIGGVGLGYQYGLSGAWMVFTIGLGLLALSVFFSARIARLKVYTVSEMLDLRYGGRAGVISGVVMWAYTLMLAVTSTIAYATIFDVLFDMNRTLAIILGGSIVVAYSTLGGMWSITLTDMVQFVVKTIGVLLLLLPIAVVKAGGFSEMKAELPTSYFDPLGIGGETIFTYVLIYTFGMLIGQDIWQRVFTARSDTTAKWGGTVAGTYCLAYALAGAVIGTAAKVLYPKLGSPDDAFATIVKQELPVGIRGLVLAAALAAVMSTSSGALIACATVANNDIWSRLRGVVRRDEGAHDEVKGNRAFILIMGVAVIGTAIALNNVVEALTVAYNLLVGGLLVPILGGLLWKRGTVQGALASVVVGGLVVIGLMASYGILANEPVYYGLAASLAAYVVVSLVTRPTDEAVLAAWRERLAGRGAASAEEPAAVGA
- a CDS encoding PucR family transcriptional regulator, coding for MPDTPSAPAVPPTPPVPLSALLAREDLALRQIAGPGDADTAIHWAHTSEMADPYPYLLGGELLLTAGVHIPEAAGSGTYFDDYVSRIVAAGGAALGFGLAPVHDTVPRALVAACDHYGLPLLEVPPQTTFSGVARAVWQLMAQARLAELRRVTEAQQSLAAAASRPDPVPSVLRQLAQRVGGRAVLYGPDGAELAGAGGAPEEAARALGELAGVVRPAGAAGPTPASATDTVAETHLAAYALGTGQGFVLGVAAPRRDPGDHTIASVAAVLLTLLTGEQQSGAGAARSSALVRLLLGVPPEAVAPLLGGDRWVVVHARPTRDGPAPDAVAASALGAALGSTLVDLEDGFVRVLVPADREPAPQPGWTLGRSAPAAPRDWAAADTQASRALARARATRTPLVRHGERTGLADLVPPAEAELHARTLLAPLGQGTALTETLRTWLSLHGSWDRTAVALSVHRNTVRQRIARCAALLGVDLDDADVRMELWFALKQGPADRPGTNLDRG